A DNA window from Oceanispirochaeta sp. M1 contains the following coding sequences:
- a CDS encoding ATP/GTP-binding protein, which yields MITNLTLKNFTVFQDSSIDFSAKINVIIGENGTGKSHLLKAAYSLCSANNGLSNQDEVSDKEIREAVTNKLLNVFLPPDRKLGKMRKIGVAEDARIRASFNSGNGIALKFHSNSKSITVEENRDYEHYSWSPIFIPTKEILTFLSGFGNIKIDTSVLKLMFDETYFDLATKLLNISDQEPREKEEWLLESLVNKMEGRFSLDDGEMSFQPGTYIEYAGGKAKDGKLTYFSQQRKDVFSPNMMAEGFRKLGVLQGLLQNCSLIPGVSGPLFWDEPESNLNPQLMKLLVQSILELSRSNQQIILATHDYVLLKWLDLLMDEGKGDHVRFHSLHHDKESNNIKIQSDDDYRQLNSNAIANTFSDLYDEEIKRSLGGA from the coding sequence ATGATCACAAACCTGACTCTTAAGAACTTCACAGTATTCCAAGACTCGTCCATTGATTTTTCCGCCAAGATCAATGTTATCATTGGCGAAAACGGTACTGGGAAAAGCCATCTACTAAAGGCCGCTTACAGTCTTTGTTCAGCAAATAATGGTCTAAGTAATCAAGATGAAGTATCGGACAAAGAAATAAGAGAGGCTGTAACGAATAAGCTTCTCAATGTCTTTCTCCCTCCTGATCGGAAGCTTGGAAAAATGCGCAAGATAGGGGTGGCTGAAGATGCCAGGATACGAGCCAGTTTTAATTCCGGTAACGGGATCGCACTGAAATTTCACTCGAATTCAAAATCAATAACAGTAGAAGAGAATAGAGATTATGAGCACTATAGCTGGAGTCCTATCTTTATTCCCACGAAAGAAATCCTGACATTTCTGAGTGGTTTCGGAAACATCAAGATTGATACGAGTGTCCTCAAACTCATGTTCGATGAAACCTATTTTGATTTGGCAACCAAACTTCTCAATATTTCTGACCAGGAGCCGCGAGAAAAGGAAGAGTGGTTGCTCGAGAGCCTCGTGAACAAAATGGAAGGACGATTTTCTTTGGACGATGGAGAAATGTCGTTTCAACCTGGGACCTACATTGAATATGCCGGCGGAAAGGCAAAGGATGGTAAACTTACCTATTTTTCTCAGCAAAGAAAAGATGTATTCAGCCCTAATATGATGGCAGAAGGATTTCGTAAATTGGGTGTATTACAAGGGCTACTGCAAAATTGCTCACTCATTCCTGGAGTTTCAGGTCCACTCTTCTGGGATGAGCCAGAGTCAAATCTGAATCCACAGCTGATGAAACTGCTCGTACAATCAATATTGGAGCTATCCCGTAGCAATCAGCAAATAATTCTGGCAACCCATGACTATGTACTGCTTAAGTGGTTAGATCTTCTTATGGATGAAGGGAAAGGAGACCATGTGCGCTTTCATTCCTTACACCATGATAAAGAATCTAATAATATCAAAATTCAATCTGATGATGATTACCGACAGCTGAACAGTAATGCTATCGCTAATACATTCAGTGATCTTTATGATGAAGAGATCAAGCGCTCTTTGGGAGGTGCTTGA